A portion of the Simkania negevensis Z genome contains these proteins:
- a CDS encoding GNAT family N-acetyltransferase, giving the protein MVKKPVVQIRESIVDDLPFIEEWLTDKEVLKGFPMFDKREVEDSIRYWKQYIEGKMSITALYKKKPAGCANLYIQPIEKLKHQCLFVIIVGKEYRGQGIGTMLVKALEKRAKEMFHIELLHLEVYENNPAIKLYERLGFKRYGCHPKYLKDPDGTYYDKIMMQKFI; this is encoded by the coding sequence ATGGTTAAAAAACCTGTTGTTCAAATTCGCGAATCGATTGTCGATGACTTACCTTTCATTGAAGAGTGGCTCACAGATAAAGAGGTTTTGAAAGGTTTCCCTATGTTTGATAAGCGAGAAGTCGAAGACTCGATCCGTTACTGGAAGCAATACATTGAAGGGAAGATGTCGATTACCGCTCTTTACAAAAAGAAGCCTGCAGGATGTGCCAACCTCTACATTCAACCGATTGAAAAACTAAAGCATCAGTGTCTTTTTGTGATTATCGTTGGCAAGGAATACCGAGGACAGGGGATTGGTACAATGCTAGTCAAAGCTCTCGAAAAGCGGGCGAAAGAAATGTTTCATATCGAACTTCTCCACCTCGAGGTCTATGAAAACAATCCTGCCATTAAGCTTTATGAGCGGTTAGGATTTAAGCGTTACGGTTGCCATCCAAAATATCTCAAAGATCCTGATGGGACTTATTACGACAAAATCATGATGCAAAAGTTCATATAG
- the prfB gene encoding peptide chain release factor 2 (programmed frameshift): MNEETRTKVKVIKDRLLQMWRFLDIEGKNSQVAALETQMEKSDFWSDNESAQKVISECNNLKAWTVPAKDIRRRFEDCESLLLEVEEEEDADLYKELVDELKKIEEKLEDLEVKKMLSGKLDAKDCYLTINAGAGGTESCDWASMLMRMYQRWASKRGWKVETVDLLSGEVAGIKNVTLRIVGPFAYGYCKAEKGVHRLVRISPFDSNARRHTSFASVDVSPEIEDDIEIEIRPEDIRVDTFRSSGAGGQHVNTTDSAVRITHLKTGIVVSCQGERSQLQNKETCFKMLRSKLYEKEILEREASIKEIGGEKKEIAWGSQIRNYVFQPYTLVKDTRTKYEEGNIQEVMDGELDGFVNAYLKEFG, from the coding sequence CTAGAAACCCAAATGGAGAAGTCCGATTTTTGGTCGGATAATGAAAGCGCTCAAAAAGTCATTTCTGAGTGTAATAACCTCAAAGCTTGGACCGTTCCTGCAAAAGATATCCGTCGTCGTTTTGAAGACTGTGAAAGTCTGCTCCTGGAAGTAGAGGAGGAGGAAGATGCCGACCTCTATAAGGAACTTGTCGATGAACTCAAGAAGATCGAAGAGAAGTTAGAAGACCTCGAAGTGAAGAAAATGTTATCGGGGAAACTCGATGCAAAAGACTGCTACCTCACGATTAATGCTGGAGCAGGTGGAACTGAATCTTGCGATTGGGCTTCAATGCTCATGCGTATGTATCAACGGTGGGCGTCAAAAAGAGGGTGGAAAGTCGAAACCGTTGATCTATTAAGCGGTGAAGTTGCTGGAATCAAAAATGTGACACTCCGAATTGTTGGCCCATTTGCATATGGCTATTGCAAAGCAGAAAAAGGGGTTCACCGTCTTGTGCGGATCTCTCCATTTGATAGCAATGCACGTCGTCACACGAGCTTTGCTTCGGTCGATGTTTCTCCTGAAATTGAAGATGATATTGAAATAGAAATTCGCCCTGAAGATATCCGAGTCGATACGTTTCGTTCCTCTGGTGCTGGAGGGCAACACGTCAATACAACCGATTCTGCGGTTCGCATCACCCATTTGAAAACAGGGATTGTTGTCAGTTGTCAAGGTGAGCGGAGTCAGTTGCAGAATAAGGAAACGTGTTTTAAAATGCTTCGTTCAAAGCTCTATGAAAAAGAGATATTAGAACGAGAAGCCTCTATTAAGGAAATAGGAGGCGAAAAGAAAGAAATTGCATGGGGATCACAGATTAGAAATTACGTTTTTCAGCCTTATACACTTGTAAAAGATACCCGAACCAAGTACGAAGAAGGAAACATCCAAGAAGTAATGGATGGTGAGCTTGATGGTTTTGTTAATGCGTATCTCAAGGAGTTTGGATGA
- a CDS encoding GNAT family N-acetyltransferase, which translates to MNLIPDSPEYDIRYSKVEDLEYLKQWVSHPESVKWYPVSSEKDIDDMTKNWIGFSRFGASLTADYKGKPVGIATLFLMPYRKLIHHCLLYFVVDPEHKRQGVGTSIVKNATHLAKTYFRFEKVHLETYEGSPSLSLLKKVGYREIVRQDHFVKLEDGSYLARVIMEVELEGFTNG; encoded by the coding sequence ATGAACCTGATCCCAGACAGTCCCGAATATGATATTCGGTATTCTAAAGTAGAAGATTTAGAATACTTGAAGCAGTGGGTGAGTCATCCAGAATCGGTCAAATGGTATCCGGTCTCGTCGGAAAAAGATATTGACGATATGACGAAAAACTGGATAGGTTTTTCCCGCTTTGGAGCGAGCTTAACAGCCGATTACAAGGGAAAACCTGTGGGGATTGCTACGTTATTTTTAATGCCTTACAGAAAGCTCATTCATCACTGTCTTCTCTACTTTGTTGTTGATCCTGAGCATAAAAGGCAGGGAGTGGGGACTTCTATCGTGAAAAATGCAACTCACTTAGCCAAAACCTATTTTCGCTTCGAAAAAGTTCACCTGGAAACGTATGAAGGGTCCCCCTCGCTTTCGCTACTTAAGAAAGTGGGCTATCGAGAGATTGTGCGCCAAGATCATTTTGTAAAGCTAGAAGATGGTTCCTATTTGGCCCGCGTGATCATGGAAGTTGAGCTGGAGGGATTCACGAATGGTTAA
- a CDS encoding YebC/PmpR family DNA-binding transcriptional regulator, with protein MAGHSKWANIKHKKGRADAKKGKVFSRIAKEIISSVKQGGPDPKSNTKLRIALQKARIANVPAENIERNIKKASSNDQSDFSELTYELYGHGGVGIIVDAMTDNKNRTASDMRIATNKKGGTIASPGSVSYNFDRKGVIQIGKDQGDEETLFLQVTEAGAEDFDMDDELYLVITSVEQLYEVKEKLEEQGITCSEASLEMIPKTTVECSEEDQKANLELIEFLEDLDDVDVVFHNMG; from the coding sequence ATGGCCGGACATAGTAAATGGGCAAACATCAAGCATAAGAAAGGACGCGCAGATGCAAAAAAAGGAAAGGTCTTTTCCCGCATCGCTAAAGAAATTATCAGCTCAGTGAAGCAGGGAGGGCCCGATCCCAAATCAAACACTAAGCTCCGTATTGCTTTGCAAAAAGCAAGAATTGCGAATGTTCCCGCGGAAAATATCGAACGGAATATCAAAAAAGCTTCTAGCAATGATCAATCTGATTTCAGTGAACTCACTTATGAACTTTATGGTCATGGGGGTGTAGGGATCATTGTGGATGCGATGACGGATAATAAAAATCGAACGGCATCAGACATGCGCATTGCGACGAATAAGAAAGGGGGAACGATTGCCTCTCCAGGATCGGTTTCCTATAATTTTGATCGAAAAGGGGTGATCCAGATTGGGAAGGATCAAGGAGATGAAGAAACTCTTTTCCTGCAAGTAACCGAAGCGGGAGCTGAAGACTTTGACATGGATGACGAGCTTTACCTGGTGATTACTTCTGTAGAGCAACTTTATGAAGTGAAAGAGAAGCTCGAAGAACAGGGAATCACATGCTCGGAAGCGAGTTTGGAAATGATTCCAAAAACCACTGTTGAATGCTCGGAAGAAGACCAAAAAGCAAATCTCGAGCTCATCGAATTTTTGGAAGATCTAGATGACGTCGACGTCGTTTTCCATAATATGGGTTAG